One genomic region from Bacillus spongiae encodes:
- a CDS encoding M1 family metallopeptidase: MFKNRYFQFCLMLMTIYVLTGCDLDTSKEKSAVSIDKDSFSPKSVPAGHDTAYDINLKMSSEGDFELDTKLDIKNTSNDTWNELVFYLIPNVFTEETEYSGSQYKPGTLLIDEVVINGEKVEYELEKDALTVPLKSPLEADGEINVRVKYNFTQPEKGLRYTKSKANYHLAQFYPMLATYRDGGWNKEDYRFGVESFHTSYSDFNFTYEIPEGFTVATTSPNDSYPSATKGSVQASNVNAFFVGILKDPTIIEKKVGHITINVLGFKVDSELHQEVTDIAADAITYFEENIGMYPHDQIDIVLDGIGMEYPGIVTAHSVINGILQLDPEPLKKTVVHELAHQWFYGVISNDSYHDAWLDEGFTTFATDLFYYARNKEEEPYGDVFKEIEIDSKPVNLPMHEYEKEKEGYYFYRKPTVFLWGLFEERGGLKGAENFLSTYYDFYQYKEINSEEFIRFMKQYFDLSDDSVFEDWLKVK, encoded by the coding sequence GTGTTCAAGAATCGGTATTTTCAATTCTGCTTGATGCTAATGACAATCTATGTACTTACTGGGTGTGATTTGGATACAAGCAAAGAGAAGTCTGCTGTATCAATAGATAAAGATTCGTTTTCTCCAAAGAGTGTTCCTGCCGGACACGATACGGCATATGATATTAATCTAAAGATGAGTAGTGAGGGAGATTTTGAATTAGATACAAAGCTAGATATTAAGAATACTTCTAACGATACTTGGAATGAGTTGGTTTTTTATTTAATTCCAAATGTCTTTACTGAAGAGACTGAATATTCTGGTTCTCAGTATAAACCAGGAACTTTATTAATTGATGAGGTTGTAATTAATGGAGAAAAAGTAGAGTATGAACTAGAAAAAGATGCATTGACGGTTCCTTTAAAGAGTCCCTTAGAAGCGGATGGGGAAATCAATGTAAGGGTTAAATATAACTTTACCCAACCTGAAAAGGGATTAAGGTATACAAAAAGCAAAGCAAATTACCACTTAGCCCAATTTTACCCGATGCTGGCTACTTATAGGGATGGTGGTTGGAATAAAGAAGACTATAGATTTGGAGTGGAATCGTTCCATACGTCCTATAGTGATTTTAATTTTACGTATGAGATACCTGAAGGATTCACAGTGGCCACTACGAGTCCAAATGACTCCTATCCAAGTGCAACCAAGGGTAGTGTACAAGCTAGTAATGTTAATGCGTTCTTTGTAGGGATTCTTAAAGATCCTACTATTATAGAGAAAAAGGTTGGACACATTACTATTAATGTTCTAGGGTTTAAAGTAGATTCGGAATTGCACCAAGAAGTAACGGATATCGCTGCAGATGCCATCACTTATTTTGAAGAAAACATTGGCATGTATCCACATGATCAAATAGATATTGTTTTAGATGGAATCGGCATGGAGTATCCTGGGATTGTTACTGCACACTCCGTCATCAATGGTATTTTACAGTTAGATCCAGAGCCATTAAAAAAGACAGTTGTTCATGAACTTGCTCATCAGTGGTTTTATGGAGTAATTAGCAATGACTCATACCACGATGCATGGTTAGATGAAGGTTTTACTACATTTGCAACAGATTTATTTTATTATGCACGAAATAAAGAGGAAGAGCCTTATGGTGACGTGTTCAAAGAGATAGAAATAGATTCAAAACCAGTAAATCTACCTATGCACGAGTACGAAAAAGAAAAAGAAGGCTACTATTTTTACAGAAAACCTACTGTATTTTTGTGGGGGTTATTTGAAGAAAGAGGTGGGTTAAAAGGGGCTGAAAACTTCTTGAGTACCTACTATGATTTCTATCAATATAAAGAGATAAATTCTGAAGAGTTTATCAGGTTCATGAAGCAGTACTTTGATTTAAGTGATGATTCAGTTTTTGAAGATTGGCTAAAAGTGAAATAA
- a CDS encoding HAD family hydrolase, giving the protein MRDYQAMIFDLDDTLLNRDKAVEKMFLMILDKCYEEVNHSRKKEMLQKFKEYDQRRYGQSDKINVLESLFDEFSPKYRMPRHDIQDFWNQHFPYCFSINQNTINIINIIKKHVKVAIVTNGATQRQRAKINNTNLNSCFDTVIISEEVGFSKPDKRIFELVLNKLKVEPDATLFVGDDIERDIDGCQNVNIKGIWFNPCMINNESDIKPYDEIHSLDELLSYIM; this is encoded by the coding sequence ATGAGAGATTATCAGGCAATGATATTTGATTTAGACGATACATTACTTAATAGAGATAAAGCCGTAGAAAAAATGTTTTTAATGATTTTAGACAAGTGCTATGAGGAGGTTAACCATTCAAGAAAAAAAGAGATGCTGCAAAAATTCAAAGAATATGACCAAAGAAGGTATGGCCAAAGTGATAAAATAAATGTTTTGGAATCATTATTTGATGAATTTTCACCAAAATATAGAATGCCACGTCATGATATTCAAGATTTTTGGAATCAACATTTCCCTTATTGTTTTTCTATCAACCAAAACACTATTAATATCATAAATATTATAAAAAAGCATGTTAAAGTCGCTATTGTAACAAATGGCGCAACTCAGAGACAGAGAGCGAAAATTAATAACACGAATTTAAATAGTTGTTTTGATACAGTCATTATTTCTGAAGAAGTAGGATTTAGTAAACCTGACAAACGTATTTTTGAATTAGTATTAAACAAACTTAAAGTAGAACCGGATGCCACATTATTCGTTGGAGATGACATAGAAAGGGATATTGATGGTTGTCAAAATGTAAATATAAAGGGGATATGGTTCAACCCTTGTATGATCAACAATGAATCTGATATAAAACCATATGACGAGATCCATTCATTGGATGAATTACTGAGTTATATTATGTGA